Proteins from a genomic interval of Quercus lobata isolate SW786 chromosome 11, ValleyOak3.0 Primary Assembly, whole genome shotgun sequence:
- the LOC115969180 gene encoding thioredoxin M3, chloroplastic — MPMASSPSLLVSAPLSLPLPRAPQRPFVFSPSRTKPDPTRPASFPFHSRTFPRVPSPSPHLPLKLLCSRESKAPVTKELWEKSILKSEIPVLVEFYASWCGPCRMVHRVIDEISAEYSGRLKCFVLNTDNDSEIAEDYEIKAVPVVLLFKDGEKRDSVVGTMPKEFYVAAIERVLKS; from the exons ATGCCTATGGCTTCCTCTCCTTCTCTTTTAGTTTCGGCTCCGCTCTCTCTACCTCTCCCACGCGCTCCTCAACGCCCCTTCGTTTTCTCTCCCTCTCGgaccaaacccgacccgacccgacccgcctCATTCCCTTTCCATTCCCGCACCTTCCCTAGGGTTCCATCTCCATCTCCTCATCTCCCTCTCAAGCTTCTCTGCTCGCGCGAATCCAAAG CTCCAGTTACAAAAGAATTGTGGGAGAAGTCGATTCTGAAGAGTGAAATCCCTGTCCTTGTTGAATTTTATGCGAGTTGGTGTGGCCCTTGCAGGATGGTCCACCGGGTGATTGATGAGATTTCAGCAGAGTATTCTGGGAGACTCAAATGCTTTGTGCTCAACACTGATAATGACTCAGAGATCGCTGAGGACTACGAAATTAAGGCTGTACCTGTGGTTTTACTGTTTAAGGATGGGGAGAAACGTGACTCTGTGGTAGGTACCATGCCAAAGGAGTTCTATGTGGCTGCCATTGAGAGGGTACTGAAATCTTAA
- the LOC115966778 gene encoding uncharacterized protein LOC115966778 yields MSVGRLLAEADDRESKRARGMATPLIGFSDEDKLGTLQPHDDALVVMLRIGGYDVKRVLVDQGSAVEVMYPDLYKRLKLKPEDLTAYDSPLVSFEGKTITPKGMIRLPIQTGSDVVEMNFIVVDAYSPYTAIVARPWLHALGAVSSTLHQKVKYPSEGRVKEIIVNQAMALQCMVSAISRRPSIEPSTSVENGL; encoded by the coding sequence ATGTCGGTGGGTCGACTCCTCGCTGAAGCTGACGATCGGGAGTCCAAGAGAGCTAGAGGGATGGCCACGCCCCTAATcggattctcggatgaggacaAACTGGGAACCCTCCAGCCCCACGACGATGCTCTAGTCGTCATGCTCAGGATTGGGGGATATGACGTGAAGAGGGTGCTAGTCGATCAGGGCAGCGCCGTGGAAGTAATGTACCCCGACTTGTACAAGAGGCTGAAGCTGAAACCAGAGGACCTGACAGCATACGACTCCCCTTTAGTGAGTTTCGAGGGAAAAACCATCACTCCGAAAGGCATGATTAGGCTGCCTATACAAACAGGCTCAGACGTAGTGGAGATGAACTTTATAGTGGTAGACGCTTACTCCCCCTACACCGCCATTGTAGCCAGACCGTGGCTTCACGCCCTAGGGGCTGTGTCATCAACCTTacaccaaaaggtgaagtatCCGTCGGAGGGTCGAGTGAAAGAAATAATAGTGAACCAAGCCATGGCCCTACAATGCATGGTGTCCGCCATCTCGCGACGACCGAGTATTGAGCCCTCCACCTCAGTCGAGAACGGTTTATAG